In Triticum urartu cultivar G1812 unplaced genomic scaffold, Tu2.1 TuUngrouped_contig_5765, whole genome shotgun sequence, the genomic window CATGCTCACCAGCTTCTCCAGCACGAGGGCGCTCAAGCTGCGCCTGGACAACATCGAAGACATCCTGGCCGGCGAGGCCATCCTGCCCACGTTCCCAAACCTCAAGCTCCTCCAAGTGCACGGGGGGTGCAAGGACACGGACAGAAGCACAGCGGTGGCAGTGGCGAGGCTGCTCGCCTCCTGCCCGGCCATGTCCGAGCTGCGCCTCAGGCTGGAGATGTCGGCCCACTACTGGTACAACACCGAGGACCCAGCCGGAGGCCCCTTCGGCGAATCCATGGACCGGTTCGAGAGGCTCGCGTGCATGTCCTCGGCGCATCGCGACGCGGTGCAGCTCGAGGGCGTCTCTGGGCTCCCGAACGCCCTGACAAACAGCAAGTTCAGCTGCCTGGAGACGACCCTGCGCAAGGTAACGCTGCAGTTCAAGGCCAGGGAGGTCAACTGCTTCCAGGTGCGGCTGGCCAAGTTCCTCGTGGAGAACGCCATGGTGCTCCAGGAGATGCACGTCGACGACGACGGCAGCCAGTTCTGGTCGGACCACCTCCGCCACAAGGTGGCAAGATGGAGAACCAATGCGTTCCAGACCAGGAACCTGCCAGACGCTGCCGGGTTTCGGGTCTACCAGCTAGCTAACCCTGTGATAGACCCTAAGAAACAGTCAGGCTACGATTAGGATGCACCTGTAATAATGACAAAACAtcatatgtcatatatatttccCCTTCAATAACTGATGATTTACTTATTGTTCATGGTCCACTGGCATGATATAGAGCCTCCCGGAAAGAGATGTAGCCTCCCGgaaagagatgtacaaattgggAGTAAATTTTACGCATCATGCTGGATATATGATTGATAGAGTATTTGTCCAAAACAggctgatatatatatatacacacacaccgTGTGGCTAAGGATGCTGCTGGATGATAATTGACCAAAGTTTGTTTCCAGGCATGCTGATATAGTGCGTGGCGTGGCTTTCACCTTTTTCTCTCACCAACTTGCAGAAAAACTGACGGCGGGTGTGAAAATGTACATCTTGCAG contains:
- the LOC125529678 gene encoding uncharacterized protein LOC125529678, translating into MHNTFSLRLRLRCPTVTALVLETHYLGWRELDDPANTGIELDMPSLRSFRYNGYPLKLSLASPAPALAHVDLDATRHGDSVQQYEPTSRMLTSFSSTRALKLRLDNIEDILAGEAILPTFPNLKLLQVHGGCKDTDRSTAVAVARLLASCPAMSELRLRLEMSAHYWYNTEDPAGGPFGESMDRFERLACMSSAHRDAVQLEGVSGLPNALTNSKFSCLETTLRKVTLQFKAREVNCFQVRLAKFLVENAMVLQEMHVDDDGSQFWSDHLRHKVARWRTNAFQTRNLPDAAGFRVYQLANPVIDPKKQSGYD